Proteins encoded in a region of the Xylocopa sonorina isolate GNS202 chromosome 11, iyXylSono1_principal, whole genome shotgun sequence genome:
- the LOC143428992 gene encoding uncharacterized protein LOC143428992: MSSTMAHETTIPELTELDSDGSSCGERDARKRLRFDTDSTGPKKRRKQTTPVRFSSSLMSGLHEESNEDEDEDVDSEGKLSSQSPIPSQSSIRDENLNNEFRCQYCSQFFDSKETLDVHLDNEHGSANQASRQSRSGSPGAVIKEEPSQQLDQSENPVNLLSVKNFAINWLAAGQHVQSHAQMQTQNEESSWPGPASQIPALPNHLHVLSGFPTALAQYMPMPAFPLTDTSPIPRPSLGPTPMRIFNPDAYCDLCNKEFCNKYFLKTHKANKHGIYVDSPGPSVMDNNVPGPLFPGSFPASMVKLEPPATPPTPAVACDLCQKRFKNEESMRKHKQKMHTESVDQSQEQQINLSQSEDDRDTSRDSLGGMETLFKQEYGLEQEDATYVPAPRHLSPQSIQQARDAGFNADRLRRLGVINPEAFCEICCKEYCNKYFLRTHKMKRHGIVVQDNERSPSNPGSTPTWHQVQTSPLNLIVTENPGSGESNERPGDDYECKPCGIRFQTIGLYQAHCRKMHESEEQQSPRQECELEPTDQRSDSISEDLQKLQTMLLQLNGLKSGKGLSCSVCGKECENRAALHIHMVTEHGAVGEDATSSPQGKSPLTATTAFCALCGKDYASQDALRRHVAEEHQPTISNTVPPLHTPTTTATTTNSSSTSQTPIERKVTSMTPTSSYCEICNKELCNKYFMKTHMQRMHGIEIENGAQIGGVICNICNKELCSKYFLRVHKHNTHGIVDESAPSSVKQETHEATAVDDAALKPEQLGDLSHRYFTHFTEVCPICSRRFRSIKWLKAHLMGDHGKAGIDKWRELEQQYQTTQKSGNRSVGTVSKSSQQCSNLKIPNGFEISQQLKSTDYAGIGNQVLSNLLGTSTEDQQLKSYRCSYCNFTTTVLPFLFLHERSHVNSRENAEGEKSFQCPICSQSFHQPEMLHQHLLTSHQFPTLFSHFQPPVLNNLATDTEKLNEAREKLDHEAKEDRIGNSSQVTANQSVPEPVRNQRQDDTAVQVTPQGVYKCAQCGYATTNLNRIKKHVRKDHKTIGDPTDSVIAELSKSLKDVANRHKVPACYAMPQDMNSNPDKTIMQPFLIEEQDTMQAGEESSSEKRFASALVYLPVKSRINNALTASFTLSPA; this comes from the coding sequence ATGTCCTCGACGATGGCGCACGAGACGACGATACCGGAGTTGACGGAATTGGACAGCGACGGATCGAGTTGCGGGGAACGCGACGCCAGGAAACGTCTTCGTTTCGACACGGATTCGACGGGGCCGAAGAAGAGGCGAAAACAAACAACGCCCGTCAGATTCTCCTCCAGTTTGATGAGCGGCCTGCACGAGGAATcgaacgaggacgaggacgaggacgtgGACAGCGAAGGTAAGCTGTCGTCGCAATCACCCATACCGAGTCAGTCGTCGATAAGGGACGAGAACCTGAATAACGAATTCCGCTGCCAGTATTGTAGTCAGTTTTTCGATAGCAAAGAAACGCTGGACGTACACCTCGATAACGAGCACGGTTCCGCGAATCAAGCGTCGCGACAAAGTCGAAGCGGTTCACCGGGCGCGGTGATCAAAGAGGAACCGTCTCAGCAACTGGACCAATCCGAGAATCCCGTTAATTTGCTTAGCGTGAAGAACTTCGCGATAAACTGGTTGGCCGCCGGGCAACACGTGCAATCGCACGCGCAAATGCAAACGCAGAACGAGGAGTCGTCGTGGCCGGGTCCGGCGAGCCAAATTCCCGCGTTACCCAACCACTTGCATGTGCTTTCCGGCTTTCCTACCGCGTTGGCGCAGTACATGCCTATGCCCGCGTTCCCTCTGACGGATACCAGCCCTATCCCAAGACCCTCCTTAGGGCCAACGCCGATGAGGATCTTCAATCCGGACGCGTACTGCGATCTGTGCAACAAAGAGTTCTGTAACAAGTATTTCCTCAAGACGCACAAAGCGAACAAGCATGGGATCTACGTCGATTCACCGGGACCTAGCGTCATGGACAATAACGTTCCCGGGCCTCTGTTCCCTGGCAGCTTTCCTGCCAGCATGGTTAAACTGGAACCACCCGCGACACCACCTACCCCAGCCGTGGCCTGTGATCTGTGTCAGAAACGGTTCAAGAACGAGGAATCCATGCGTAAGCACAAGCAAAAGATGCACACGGAGTCGGTGGATCAGTCGCAGGAGCAACAGATCAATTTGTCGCAAAGCGAAGACGATCGAGACACCTCGAGGGACAGTCTGGGTGGTATGGAGACGCTTTTCAAACAGGAATACGGACTGGAGCAGGAGGACGCGACGTACGTGCCAGCGCCGAGACACCTGTCGCCTCAATCGATTCAGCAGGCAAGAGACGCCGGTTTCAACGCCGATCGGCTACGCCGTTTGGGCGTGATAAATCCGGAGGCGTTCTGCGAGATATGCTGCAAGGAGTACTGTAACAAGTACTTCCTGCGAACGCATAAAATGAAACGGCACGGTATCGTCGTTCAGGACAACGAGAGATCGCCAAGTAATCCAGGCTCGACGCCCACTTGGCACCAAGTGCAGACGAGCCCGTTGAACTTGATCGTGACGGAGAATCCCGGTAGCGGCGAATCGAACGAACGGCCCGGAGACGATTACGAGTGCAAACCGTGCGGCATACGATTTCAAACGATCGGGCTGTACCAGGCGCATTGCCGGAAGATGCACGAGAGCGAGGAGCAACAGTCACCGCGGCAGGAGTGCGAGCTGGAGCCAACCGACCAACGGAGCGATTCGATCTCGGAGGATCTTCAAAAACTGCAGACGATGCTGTTGCAATTGAACGGTCTCAAGTCTGGCAAGGGATTGTCGTGCAGCGTGTGCGGAAAAGAATGCGAGAACAGGGCGGCTTTGCATATTCATATGGTGACGGAGCACGGTGCCGTGGGCGAAGACGCGACGTCCTCGCCGCAAGGGAAGTCACCCTTAACCGCGACCACCGCGTTCTGCGCCCTGTGCGGCAAGGATTACGCGAGCCAGGACGCTCTTAGGAGACACGTAGCCGAGGAGCATCAGCCGACGATTTCTAACACCGTACCACCGCTTCACACGCCTACCACCACCGCGACGACCACCAATTCAAGTTCGACGAGCCAGACACCGATAGAGAGGAAAGTGACGTCGATGACGCCCACGTCGAGCTACTGCGAGATATGCAACAAGGAATTGTGCAATAAGTACTTCATGAAGACACACATGCAAAGGATGCACGGTATCGAGATCGAGAACGGTGCCCAGATCGGCGGCGTGATATGCAACATCTGTAACAAAGAGCTGTGCAGTAAATACTTCTTGCGCGTGCACAAGCACAACACACACGGCATCGTCGACGAGAGTGCGCCCAGTTCGGTTAAGCAGGAGACACATGAGGCAACCGCCGTGGACGACGCCGCATTGAAACCGGAACAACTCGGCGATCTGAGTCACAGATACTTCACTCACTTCACGGAGGTTTGCCCGATCTGCAGCAGAAGGTTCCGCAGCATTAAGTGGCTGAAGGCTCACTTGATGGGCGACCACGGTAAGGCGGGTATCGACAAATGGCGCGAATTGGAGCAACAGTATCAAACCACGCAAAAATCGGGGAACAGATCGGTGGGCACGGTGTCGAAAAGCTCTCAACAGTGTTCGAATTTAAAGATACCCAACGGATTCGAAATCTCGCAACAATTGAAGTCGACCGATTACGCTGGCATCGGGAATCAAGTGCTGTCCAATTTATTGGGTACGTCGACCGAGGATCAACAGTTGAAAAGCTATCGTTGCTCCTATTGCAATTTCACAACCACCGTGTTACCGTTCCTCTTCCTTCACGAGAGGTCTCACGTGAATTCCCGCGAGAACGCCGAGGGAGAGAAATCGTTTCAATGTCCGATCTGCTCGCAAAGCTTTCATCAACCGGAGATGTTGCATCAACATCTCCTCACGTCTCACCAATTTCCCACTCTGTTCTCTCATTTTCAACCCCCGGTGCTTAATAATTTAGCTACGGACACGGAGAAACTGAACGAGGCCAGAGAGAAACTCGATCACGAAGCGAAGGAGGACCGTATAGGGAACAGTTCACAAGTCACTGCCAATCAGAGCGTCCCGGAGCCGGTGAGGAATCAACGACAGGACGATACAGCGGTCCAGGTTACCCCTCAGGGTGTCTATAAGTGCGCGCAGTGCGGTTACGCGACGACCAATTTGAATAGAATTAAGAAACACGTGAGGAAGGATCACAAAACGATCGGCGACCCAACCGACAGCGTGATCGCCGAGCTCAGCAAAAGTTTAAAGGACGTTGCCAATAGGCACAAGGTGCCAGCTTGCTACGCGATGCCGCAGGACATGAATTCGAACCCGGACAAGACCATCATGCAGCCGTTCCTGATTGAAGAGCAAGACACGATGCAAGCTGGCGAGGAATCCAGCTCTGAGAAACGTTTCGCGTCGGCTTTGGTCTATCTGCCGGTGAAATCGCGGATCAACAACGCCCTCACCGCGTCCTTCACCCTCAGCCCCGCTTGA